In a genomic window of Occallatibacter riparius:
- a CDS encoding STAS domain-containing protein has translation MQTIPPASVPASIVCVQGIPVVSISGRLDTVSAPVFDAQTAALFEEKYPRILLDASAMTYVSSVGLRSILRIIKHTSQRGGRTGIFSVPPQILEVIEISGFQRLLDIYPDKETALNGSAG, from the coding sequence ATGCAAACCATTCCCCCTGCGTCGGTTCCTGCGTCCATCGTGTGCGTGCAGGGCATTCCGGTGGTATCGATCTCCGGCCGACTTGATACGGTGAGCGCTCCAGTGTTCGACGCACAGACCGCCGCGCTATTCGAAGAAAAATATCCGCGCATTCTGCTCGATGCGTCGGCGATGACTTATGTGAGCAGCGTGGGACTGCGATCGATTCTGAGGATCATCAAACATACATCGCAGCGTGGAGGGCGTACGGGGATCTTTTCGGTTCCGCCGCAGATACTCGAAGTTATCGAGATCTCAGGGTTCCAGCGATTGCTTGATATCTATCCCGACAAAGAAACCGCTCTGAATGGAAGCGCCGGGTAA
- a CDS encoding ATP-binding protein: MGESLTIEVKNTHGAIAPAAAKAEAWLEAYDPSPKAMYLVPLAIEELVTNCIHYGYEDKGEHTIVITLSVADQTLTMTLEDDGHEFDPLAQGTPDLTGPAEDRPIGGLGIHLLRSLADGMAYERRNGTNRLTLTKRLH; encoded by the coding sequence GTGGGTGAAAGCCTGACGATCGAGGTGAAGAATACCCACGGAGCCATCGCGCCGGCGGCGGCCAAGGCGGAGGCGTGGCTCGAGGCCTACGATCCCTCACCGAAGGCGATGTACCTGGTGCCGCTGGCGATTGAAGAACTTGTCACCAACTGCATTCATTACGGCTACGAGGATAAAGGCGAGCACACGATTGTGATTACGCTGAGCGTCGCCGATCAGACGCTGACGATGACGCTTGAAGACGATGGACACGAGTTCGATCCGCTGGCGCAGGGAACGCCTGATCTGACGGGGCCAGCGGAGGATCGGCCGATTGGCGGGCTGGGCATCCACCTGCTGCGCAGCCTCGCGGACGGCATGGCTTACGAGCGGCGCAACGGTACGAACCGGCTGACGCTGACCAAGCGGCTCCACTGA
- a CDS encoding ABC transporter substrate-binding protein gives MIAVLKKIALGLALIAVSAAILLYSDLASRRVTADAGPAKHQLRLAVVQHAAIPTLDDGVSGALAALKERGYSDGDRISVRAYNAQGDIGTANAIAKEVTSGDFDLIFSVSTISLQTIANANRFATPPRTHVFSLVSDPYAVGVGVSRDNHMQHPPYMTGYGSLAPVEDAFKLARQLNPGLKRVGLVWDPSEANSVVTTTLARSVCAKMGLTLVEANAENSTAISDAVGSLITRNIDAIWISPDLVAAHGLDLIVSKARTARIPVFTSVPRKQPTGALFELGANYFAIGHSAGLLAADVLDGKSPSSVPVENIMPVTLQINKLALNNLRDKWTLPDSVLAQADVIEDETGRHTKDQTVASVGH, from the coding sequence ATGATTGCAGTCCTCAAGAAGATTGCCTTGGGCCTGGCTCTGATCGCCGTGTCGGCAGCCATCTTGCTTTACTCCGACCTGGCTTCACGCCGCGTGACGGCCGATGCCGGCCCTGCCAAACACCAGCTCAGATTGGCCGTGGTGCAGCACGCCGCCATCCCCACGCTCGACGACGGCGTCTCCGGCGCGCTGGCTGCTCTCAAGGAGCGCGGCTACTCCGACGGGGATCGCATCTCCGTCCGCGCTTACAACGCCCAGGGTGACATCGGCACCGCCAATGCCATCGCGAAGGAAGTCACCAGCGGCGACTTCGACCTCATCTTTTCGGTCTCCACTATCAGCCTGCAGACCATCGCCAACGCCAACCGCTTCGCCACTCCGCCGCGAACGCATGTCTTCTCCCTGGTCAGCGATCCCTATGCGGTGGGCGTGGGCGTCAGCCGCGACAACCACATGCAGCATCCGCCCTACATGACCGGCTACGGAAGCCTGGCGCCTGTGGAGGACGCATTCAAGCTGGCGCGACAATTGAATCCTGGCCTCAAGCGTGTCGGTCTCGTATGGGACCCCTCTGAAGCCAACTCCGTGGTTACCACCACGCTCGCGCGGTCTGTCTGCGCGAAGATGGGACTCACGCTCGTTGAAGCCAACGCTGAAAATTCGACCGCCATCAGCGACGCCGTCGGCTCACTCATCACCCGCAACATCGACGCCATCTGGATCAGCCCCGATCTCGTCGCCGCACATGGACTCGATCTCATCGTCAGCAAGGCCCGCACGGCGCGCATCCCCGTCTTCACCTCTGTCCCGCGCAAGCAGCCCACCGGCGCCCTGTTTGAACTCGGCGCGAACTACTTCGCGATCGGCCATTCAGCTGGCCTTCTCGCTGCGGACGTTCTCGACGGCAAAAGCCCGTCATCCGTTCCGGTCGAAAACATCATGCCCGTCACACTGCAGATCAACAAGCTCGCGCTGAACAATCTGCGCGACAAGTGGACCCTGCCCGACTCAGTTCTCGCGCAAGCCGACGTAATCGAAGACGAAACCGGCCGCCACACGAAAGATCAGACCGTCGCGTCAGTCGGCCACTAG
- a CDS encoding STAS domain-containing protein: MQITEHPGAELVELRLTGRIDATWAEHLSSTIENAVRGGAHRVVLNFAGVEYISSLGIRVLLVQYKLLKSVKGSLIITHASDFCRNVFTTVGLGELLSKDDPAAAPAPLVAPKQRRSGADYEIYPQQVVKRLTCAMIGDPSRLTTAGFTSNDCRPLTFATGSFGIGLGAFGQGYDDCANRFGEFLAAGGCAIALPTSDRHALPDYVVEEGTLVPQVETLYALSGAGDFSTMIRFDSTSDGPGKIGLTELVDNLVDISTAETIAFVVLAEAAGLVGATLRKSPAGQPLVQTLPGVRDWLSFTTERSSEKTLCLLVGVAARSTGHTTAKFLRPLKTDSAISAHIHAAVFPYRPVQRGELPFGKTVADLLNASSPNAVLHLMADTRPFEGVGETDLARGACWIGPISQLTQG, from the coding sequence ATGCAGATCACCGAGCATCCCGGCGCAGAACTCGTTGAGCTTCGGCTCACCGGCCGCATCGACGCCACCTGGGCCGAGCACCTCAGCTCCACCATTGAGAACGCGGTCCGCGGCGGCGCGCATCGCGTCGTGCTCAACTTCGCCGGCGTCGAATACATCAGCTCCCTCGGCATCCGCGTCCTGCTCGTGCAGTACAAGCTCCTGAAATCAGTCAAGGGCAGCCTCATCATCACCCACGCTAGCGACTTTTGCCGCAACGTGTTCACCACCGTCGGCCTCGGCGAACTCCTCAGCAAAGACGATCCCGCCGCAGCCCCGGCGCCTCTGGTCGCGCCCAAACAGCGCCGTAGCGGAGCCGACTATGAAATCTATCCCCAACAGGTCGTGAAGCGTCTCACATGCGCGATGATCGGCGACCCCTCTCGTCTCACCACCGCCGGATTCACGTCGAACGACTGCCGCCCCCTTACCTTCGCCACCGGCTCCTTCGGCATCGGGCTTGGTGCCTTCGGACAGGGCTATGACGACTGCGCCAACCGCTTCGGCGAATTCCTCGCGGCCGGCGGATGCGCCATCGCCCTGCCCACCAGCGACCGGCATGCGCTACCCGACTACGTTGTCGAAGAAGGCACGCTCGTTCCGCAGGTTGAAACCCTCTACGCTCTCTCCGGCGCGGGCGACTTCTCCACCATGATCCGTTTCGACTCCACCTCCGACGGCCCCGGCAAAATCGGCCTCACCGAACTCGTCGACAATCTCGTCGATATCTCAACCGCGGAGACCATCGCATTTGTTGTTCTCGCTGAAGCCGCAGGACTCGTCGGCGCAACGCTGCGCAAATCACCGGCCGGTCAGCCTCTCGTACAAACGCTTCCCGGCGTGCGCGACTGGCTCTCCTTCACCACCGAGCGCAGCAGCGAAAAGACTCTGTGCCTGCTCGTAGGCGTCGCCGCCCGCAGCACAGGCCACACCACGGCAAAGTTCCTCCGGCCCTTGAAGACGGACTCCGCAATATCCGCGCACATCCATGCGGCTGTGTTTCCCTACCGCCCCGTGCAGCGTGGCGAGCTGCCCTTCGGCAAAACCGTCGCCGACCTCCTCAACGCATCCAGCCCCAACGCCGTCCTGCACCTCATGGCCGACACTCGCCCCTTCGAAGGCGTGGGCGAAACCGACCTCGCCCGCGGCGCCTGCTGGATTGGCCCCATCTCCCAACTGACACAAGGATGA
- a CDS encoding ABC transporter permease has translation MTLLVGALTLGLILALLALGVYVSFRIFNIPDMTAEGTVTLGASVAAALMVHGWNPILATAAAALAGAAAGAVTGVLATKCRINPLLSGILVMTALYSVNLHVMGRSNLPLLEVRTLATSAENIGGNLFGGPGDLDVFGWAVSTRDASMLLACFLFIILVGILLYGFFRTDMGTAMRATGDNPAMICALGVSVDTATIFGLAMSNAMIALCGALIAQYQGFADVQMGIGMVVLGIASVIIGEALVGSRAVGLLIVGTVMGSVLFRLLVAIALRWGLSPNDLKLITAVFVFAALVVPDLGRRYKASRERSRQLHAQTADAYAAD, from the coding sequence ATGACTCTGCTGGTTGGCGCTCTCACTCTGGGACTGATCCTCGCCCTGCTCGCTCTGGGCGTTTACGTAAGCTTCCGCATCTTCAACATCCCTGACATGACAGCGGAAGGCACCGTCACTCTCGGCGCATCGGTTGCCGCCGCGCTCATGGTGCACGGCTGGAATCCGATCCTCGCTACCGCAGCCGCTGCACTCGCTGGAGCCGCTGCCGGCGCTGTGACGGGCGTGCTCGCCACCAAGTGCCGCATCAATCCTCTGCTCAGCGGCATCCTGGTCATGACTGCCCTTTACAGCGTGAACCTCCACGTCATGGGCCGCAGCAATCTTCCGCTGCTCGAAGTCAGGACGCTGGCCACATCCGCTGAAAACATCGGCGGCAACCTCTTCGGCGGCCCCGGTGACCTCGACGTCTTCGGCTGGGCCGTCAGCACGCGCGACGCCTCCATGCTCCTCGCCTGCTTCCTCTTCATCATCCTCGTCGGCATCCTGCTCTACGGCTTCTTCCGCACCGACATGGGCACCGCCATGCGCGCCACCGGCGACAACCCCGCCATGATCTGCGCGCTCGGCGTCTCCGTCGACACGGCAACCATCTTCGGCCTCGCTATGTCGAACGCCATGATCGCCCTCTGCGGCGCGCTCATCGCCCAGTACCAAGGCTTCGCCGACGTGCAGATGGGCATCGGCATGGTCGTCCTCGGCATTGCCTCCGTCATCATCGGTGAAGCGCTCGTCGGCTCCCGCGCCGTGGGCCTGCTCATCGTAGGAACCGTCATGGGCTCGGTGCTCTTCCGCCTGCTCGTCGCCATCGCCCTGCGCTGGGGACTCAGCCCCAACGACCTCAAGCTCATCACCGCGGTCTTCGTCTTCGCAGCGCTCGTCGTTCCCGACCTCGGCCGCCGCTACAAGGCCAGCCGCGAACGCTCTCGTCAACTCCACGCTCAAACGGCGGATGCCTATGCTGCAGATTAG
- a CDS encoding ABC transporter ATP-binding protein, which yields MLQISKITKTFNPGTPNEVRALRNVSLTLPAGTFLIVIGTNGSGKSTLLNAVAGTFYVDAGAISIAGQNITRWPEHRRAKFVGRVFQDPFRGTAPTMSIAENLVLASRRGRPRSLGIAVHGKVRDDLRARIRPLNMGLEDRLDNPIGSLSGGQRQALTLLMASWLKPELLLLDEHTAALDPKTADQVIRLTHDIIEHDKLTTLMVTHSMQQACNLGHRIVMMHKGRVLHDLQGPERARVRPEDLLSRFEDVRRREQLDSSVAEMLTTSYV from the coding sequence ATGCTGCAGATTAGCAAGATCACAAAGACCTTCAATCCCGGCACGCCCAACGAGGTCCGCGCCCTGCGCAACGTCTCCCTCACGCTGCCCGCAGGCACGTTCCTCATCGTCATCGGCACCAACGGCTCCGGCAAATCGACGCTGCTCAACGCCGTCGCGGGAACGTTCTACGTCGATGCTGGCGCCATCTCCATCGCCGGCCAGAACATCACCCGCTGGCCTGAGCACCGGCGCGCCAAATTCGTTGGCCGCGTGTTTCAGGACCCCTTCCGCGGCACTGCGCCCACCATGTCCATCGCTGAGAACCTCGTCCTCGCCTCGCGCCGCGGACGCCCTCGCTCGCTCGGCATCGCCGTGCACGGCAAGGTTCGCGACGACCTCCGCGCCCGCATCCGCCCGCTGAACATGGGACTCGAAGACCGCCTCGACAACCCCATCGGCTCGCTCTCCGGCGGGCAGCGCCAGGCCCTCACGCTCCTCATGGCATCGTGGCTCAAGCCCGAACTGCTCTTGCTCGACGAGCACACCGCCGCGCTCGACCCCAAGACCGCCGACCAGGTCATCCGACTCACGCACGACATCATCGAGCACGACAAGCTCACCACGCTCATGGTCACGCACTCCATGCAGCAGGCCTGCAATCTCGGTCATCGCATCGTCATGATGCACAAAGGCCGCGTCCTACACGACCTACAAGGCCCCGAGCGCGCCCGCGTGCGGCCGGAAGATTTGCTGAGCCGTTTCGAAGACGTCCGCCGCCGCGAGCAACTCGACAGCTCCGTCGCCGAAATGCTCACCACCAGCTACGTATAG